From Quercus lobata isolate SW786 chromosome 11, ValleyOak3.0 Primary Assembly, whole genome shotgun sequence:
AACCAAGTATAAATTTGGGCAAAGCAAGGGTCATACTAGTATACAATCTAACACATCCCAAAGTCCCAATTCTTGgaacaatcaaattcaaagaTCAATCCCAAGTATGCACGCCAGATTCAATGCCAAGTGTACCCTTAGTGGTGGAGCACAACCTTCAAACTCCAATAAACCTCAACCAGCTCTAACTCCCTCAGTCAATTCACAAAGAAGAACCCACGTCTATGGTTGACAATTCCCTACGTTAAACTCTTCCCTTTCTATTTATACTAACCCTccattctcttttctttctcagACTCACAAAAGCCTcgaacttttctctctctctctctgtgaggCTGTGAGCAATGGCGCACCTAAGCTTTGTGGTTTTGGTGTTGGCATTGTCTCTTGGCTCCACTTTGGCAAACTCTCCAGCTCCCTCTCCATCATTGTCTCCTGCTAAGCCACCAACTGCGCCTCATTCTGCACCAACTCCACCACCAACTGCGCCTCATTCTGCTCCAACTCCGCCACCAGCTGCGCCTCATACTTCTCCAACTCTGTCTCCAAAAGCATCGCCACCGGCCCAATCGCCGTCTCCAAAGGCCACTCCTCCGCCACCTCCACACCCTCactctccttctccttctcctgcAAAACCTTCTGCTCCGTCACCGGCCAGTGCCACTCCTCCCTCATCGATCGCAACTCCACCAGCTAATGCGTCTGCTCCATCTTCACATAACGCTGCTGTTTCGAACAGATTTGCCGTCTCTGGGTCCCTGGCTGTCGGTCTCCTCGCTGCTGTTTTGGTCATTTAGAGCCTTTTGATTGCTCTTGCGCTGCACTGAGTGAAGTCAAGTAGTCAACTACTCTcgtggttttttttcttttcttattgcTTATTTCCATGTATTTATTTACCTACTgtaccatttattttttcttctctcgtTGAGGCTGTTTATTGTTGTCATATCTCATCGACTGGCATGAGTTTATTGCTACTGTTGTTTTAATTCTTCTGTAGATAATTTGATTATATGATGTCTTGGTTTAATATCCTTTCGTCGTGATCATATTTTTATCAGTATATGGACTGATCCTTTTCTGTCTCCTaaattgtgtttatttatttttattcattataatatatattgattattttaattatagtCAATTACCATTTTGTCCCTAATGTTTACTCCATACGTCAAAATGGTTTCTAACCTTTCAAATATGCCATGTTAAGATAGTATCAACCCTTAAGTAGTAGATGGAAAAATATGAAATGACTAAtgatgaaattaaaatattatgtttatgCCACCTCATCAGTCACATGTCCTTAATATATGGATCTTCATGGATTCACACACTCGTCTCACATCCCCTTTTTTTCCGCCAGAAGAGAGTAG
This genomic window contains:
- the LOC115967842 gene encoding anther-specific proline-rich protein APG-like translates to MAHLSFVVLVLALSLGSTLANSPAPSPSLSPAKPPTAPHSAPTPPPTAPHSAPTPPPAAPHTSPTLSPKASPPAQSPSPKATPPPPPHPHSPSPSPAKPSAPSPASATPPSSIATPPANASAPSSHNAAVSNRFAVSGSLAVGLLAAVLVI